The DNA sequence TTTTTCCCATTTAATCGGTAATGCCGTACTGCGACCATATTCATGTCCCATATCCTGCTTGAACGTCACTTAAAAATCTCGGCCCTCAAACCGGTTTATCTGTTCTATGGGGAAGAGGAGTTTCTCGTCCGACGGGCGTTGACGCGCCTGGAGGATTGGCTGGCCCAAAAAGAGGATTTGGCGGCCAGAACCAGCCTGGAAGCAGGGGAAATCAGTCTCTTAGAAGCATTAACGGAGGCGAGGTCTCCCCAGCTCTGGGGTGGTCGGCAGTTGGTAATTATCTGGCGTATGGAGCGCTACAAGGCCAAGGAGTTGGCCGCCCTGGAGAGCTATCTGGCAAACCCGGCCTCCCAAACCTGCCTGGTCTTGGTAGCCATAGGACTCAAGAGTAAGGACGTGCAGACGCACCGCATCTGGCGGCGCCTCCAGGAGCAGGATGCGGCTTTGGGGTTTTTCCGACTGCGCGAGAATGAATTACCCGGATGGCTGCAGAAGGAAGCCAGGCAGTTGGGAAAAATGCTGAGTCCGGATGCGGCGCGGCAACTCATCGAGGCAGTCGGCTTTAATCTGCTTGATCTGCATCAGGAACTGGAAAAACTAGTTTTGTATGTCGGGAAAGAGCAGACGATTACGGCCGAAGCTGTCGCCCAGCTCAGCAGCCATGGCCGCACCCATTCGATCTTCGAGTTGGTTGATGCCTTAGGTCAGAGCCGGCCGGATAAGGCCCTCAAGGTTTTGAACCGGCTCCTGGAATTGGGAGAGCCGCCAGCTATTATCCTGGTCATGTTGGCCCGACAGGTCCGTCTTCTGATGCGGACGCGCGAGGCGTTGAGACGGGGGCTGGGATCGAAGGAAC is a window from the Desulfobacca acetoxidans DSM 11109 genome containing:
- the holA gene encoding DNA polymerase III subunit delta, encoding MSHILLERHLKISALKPVYLFYGEEEFLVRRALTRLEDWLAQKEDLAARTSLEAGEISLLEALTEARSPQLWGGRQLVIIWRMERYKAKELAALESYLANPASQTCLVLVAIGLKSKDVQTHRIWRRLQEQDAALGFFRLRENELPGWLQKEARQLGKMLSPDAARQLIEAVGFNLLDLHQELEKLVLYVGKEQTITAEAVAQLSSHGRTHSIFELVDALGQSRPDKALKVLNRLLELGEPPAIILVMLARQVRLLMRTREALRRGLGSKELAQTLELPGIVAEKLQRQAGGFRLAQLQDHLIRLHEADLGFKTGMAPPHLLLEKVILELCPLPALRHPKRGH